The Triticum aestivum cultivar Chinese Spring chromosome 7B, IWGSC CS RefSeq v2.1, whole genome shotgun sequence genome window below encodes:
- the LOC123157174 gene encoding uncharacterized protein isoform X2 has protein sequence MWLGFRHGGTSIVGAALATRGLLPDSYLAPAFNKAPWMVLLSPVAIGCSSSSSTRARCSSSTRTVRDSFWAYTQRLHFFEPKPIDAQIVISFGFLNGISIGLHNLCLGFYQMTKLAIIPFTMLLETIFLSKKFRLMCAAQMEPSPGPLFPAVHQQVLDVAGFIKLLLATVQFFERTMLY, from the exons ATGTGGCTAGGTTTCAGGCACGGTGGCACCTCCATCGTAGGCGCGGCTCTGGCAACCCGGGGGCTCCTCCCCGACTCTTACCTCGCCCCCGCATTCAACAAAGCCCCTTGGATGGTGCTCCTCTCCCCGGTAGCCATAGGGTGCTCGAGCTCCTCCTCCACACGCGCCAGGTGTTCTTCCTCGACCCGGACAGTGAGGGATTCCTTCTGGGCATATA CGCAGCGCCTGCACTTCTTTGAGCCAAAGCCAATCGACGCGCAGATTGTCATCTCATTTGGGTTTCTCAATGGGATCTCCATTGGCCTCCACAACCTTTGCCTTGGCTTCTACCAG ATGACCAAGCTGGCTATTATACCGTTCACCATGCTCTTGGAGACCATCTTTCTGAGCAAGAAGTTCAG GTTGATGTGTGCCGCTCAGATGGAACCTTCGCCAGGGCCGCTATTCCCAGCGGTGCATCAACAAGTTCTGGATGTCGCTGGGTTTATTAAGCTGTTACTTGCCACTGTTCAATTTTTTGAAAGAACAATGTTGTATTGA
- the LOC123157174 gene encoding uncharacterized protein isoform X1 has translation MWLGFRHGGTSIVGAALATRGLLPDSYLAPAFNKAPWMVLLSPVAIGCSSSSSTRARCSSSTRTVRDSFWAYTTTLTRWHLLVTFCMLHTAQRLHFFEPKPIDAQIVISFGFLNGISIGLHNLCLGFYQMTKLAIIPFTMLLETIFLSKKFRLMCAAQMEPSPGPLFPAVHQQVLDVAGFIKLLLATVQFFERTMLY, from the exons ATGTGGCTAGGTTTCAGGCACGGTGGCACCTCCATCGTAGGCGCGGCTCTGGCAACCCGGGGGCTCCTCCCCGACTCTTACCTCGCCCCCGCATTCAACAAAGCCCCTTGGATGGTGCTCCTCTCCCCGGTAGCCATAGGGTGCTCGAGCTCCTCCTCCACACGCGCCAGGTGTTCTTCCTCGACCCGGACAGTGAGGGATTCCTTCTGGGCATATA CGACGACACTGACAAGATGGCACTTGCTTGTCACCTTCTGCATGCTTCACACAGCGCAGCGCCTGCACTTCTTTGAGCCAAAGCCAATCGACGCGCAGATTGTCATCTCATTTGGGTTTCTCAATGGGATCTCCATTGGCCTCCACAACCTTTGCCTTGGCTTCTACCAG ATGACCAAGCTGGCTATTATACCGTTCACCATGCTCTTGGAGACCATCTTTCTGAGCAAGAAGTTCAG GTTGATGTGTGCCGCTCAGATGGAACCTTCGCCAGGGCCGCTATTCCCAGCGGTGCATCAACAAGTTCTGGATGTCGCTGGGTTTATTAAGCTGTTACTTGCCACTGTTCAATTTTTTGAAAGAACAATGTTGTATTGA